One genomic segment of Hordeum vulgare subsp. vulgare chromosome 2H, MorexV3_pseudomolecules_assembly, whole genome shotgun sequence includes these proteins:
- the LOC123424638 gene encoding BRCT domain-containing protein At4g02110-like — MVRRGGADAGGHAAAGCTHVVVFGLVYDDPVCVAAREGGKKVVTELWVDDSLDAGAVADTDRVLYKPLRDLDGIPGSESLNICLTGYQKNGREDIMKMVTLMGAQFSKPLIAHKITHLICYKFEGEKYELAKMVNINLVNHQWLEDCLKAWEILPTENYNRSGWEQETMEVQVQDSEDEAEDAGRGLSHSRSIAGSVSVTGIRMGTHVDPDVPSSVHGLTVSPGNTEITAGRHLGTPEQGSEDLCIRPLDVRADIQSTHNTNGVTNSADLEAHDSIHPPINSSSNEEAPGDHKTRDEIKDGDKRPLAASILNTNGLTDCADHLLHQATMVSPIPAVNKHNIDGKYLDNPCQFTGNNVSLLTSSAESLLKKALHSSRLSGNVDHKDDGPVADLAAKVGQANIKGNAALLKANLVSPGNSASKTTPILSYSRKRTRKSVSPGTNLNLVNQTASPQNLEINTPNVEFNISASMKSNDKISELADTKSLRDEAIKHVNRPDSVLAQTKGRLSSASPKLLNGGTDLAIGTANSPFSSRGITSDAATVSDLGENSTGSRPIKPNGKVNSDVIVNLTERQKSDSSGKKLLPYRRTSLKLARSSEAEKLPEIIDNEAKVELPAKAKKLAQHEAAAEKECAISPSIDSEAEQTVSSFSRQIQNVAMSNASQVNSIEAVATDSQHDKEVSHATTETGARKVSTSRVKNAGAKRLRSATNGRRPSSARCKSESKSKDGIEAVLSHENVDAEKGNNCTSPNAAECRTSFPEEILRSRADTTAKNSLNANSEMNDVLAASKMEFVDLISKGSNPKKLPSGATDDQFELGSSEKVAYATARSAVPEIAQPADIRMADAPTADKAEAVSLKSDFCDAAPQASTEKLLSTASANNHETCAPDRVPKNRVRKAVAKRKISATQQHVSGSEPCNTGGVFPSEAEVDTIKRAAECSTNADKAMVDKDTQSANKDGTANEVGSFCKDSFEDILEDAQNSKPRSSKKKKVADAMDGSADHSKENVPSKDAQNTKPRSRKKEKVADVMDGFTDHNKENVPSKNVQNTKPRSSKKKKIAGAMDGSTNHNKENVPSNANLSPKSKYGNNCVSSKCITKSVQNGKDVPGNHSIREGNDRPTLALLEPTWFILSGHDLLRKDCMSILRRLKGRVCRGSHHWSFQATHFIAPELRRTEKFFAAAAAGRWILKSDYLSACNEAGKFVEEEPFEWHGDGPNNCDTISLDAPRKWRQLRQRTGHGAFHGMKIIIYGECISPSLDTLKRVVKAGDGTILATSPPYTRVLKHGASFAVVSAGVPGTDAWVQEFVSHDIPCISADYLVEYVCKPGHPLNKHVLFNMHDLADRSLQKLQRSQQGELDGAGTTGEAAARGGDPEISCSACGSGNREGAAMLICRGGGEGNRVGCGAGMHADCLNPQPEAAAVVDGEWLCPKCDHGHVKVKPPPKKAKKGGSRSAKPKRK; from the exons ATGGTGCGGCGCGGCGGCGCCGACGCCGGCGGGCACGCCGCGGCGGGGTGCACCCACGTGGTCGTCTTCGGCCTCGTATAC GACGATCCAGTTTGCGTGGCGGCGCGGGAGGGCGGGAAGAAGGTCGTAACTGAGCTGTGGGTGGACGATAGCCTGGACGCCGGAGCGGTCGCCGATACCGACCGG GTACTATACAAGCCATTGAGAGATCTGGATGGTATACCGGGCAGTGAATCGCTTAACATTTGCCTGACAGGGTACCAAAAGAATGGGCGTGAAGACATAATG AAAATGGTTACTTTAATGGGAGCACAGTTTTCCAAGCCTTTGATAGCACACAAAATCACCCATCTAATTTGCTACAAATTTGAAG GTGAGAAGTATGAACTTGCTAAAATGGTGAATATCAATCTTGTTAATCACCAATGGTTGGAAGATTG CTTAAAGGCCTGGGAAATTCTTCCAACTGAAAATTATAACAGAAG TGGATGGGAACAAGAGACGATGGAGGTACAAGTTCAGGACTCCGAAGATGAAGCAGAAGATGCTGGCAGAGGTTTATCTCATAGCAGAAGCATTGCCGGAAGTGTGTCTGTTACAGGGATCAGAATGGGAACTCATGTTGATCCTGATGTCCCCTCATCTGTTCATGGTCTTACTGTCTCCCCTGGCAATACCGAGATTACTGCAGGAAGACACCTGGGCACTCCAGAACAGGGCAGTGAAGATCTATGCATAAGGCCCCTTGATGTTAGAGCTGACATACAAAGCACTCATAACACAAATGGTGTGACAAATTCTGCTGATCTTGAGGCACACGATTCTATCCATCCTCCTATTAACTCCAGTAGCAATGAAGAGGCTCCTGGAGATCACAAGACCagagatgaaatcaaagatggtgATAAAAGGCCACTTGCCGCTTCTATTCTCAACACAAATGGGCTCACAGATTGTGCTGATCATCTTCTACATCAAGCAACTATGGTATCTCCTATTCCAGCAGTCAACAAACACAACATTGATGGAAAATATTTGGACAATCCCTGTCAGTTCACTGGCAACAATGTTAGTTTACTAACATCTTCTGCAGAGAGTCTCTTGAAGAAAGCATTGCACTCGTCACGTCTGAGTGGAAACGTCGATCATAAGGATGATGGACCTGTAGCTGATCTTGCTGCCAAAGTTGGTCAAGCAAACATAAAAGGAAATGCAGCCTTGCTTAAGGCTAATTTGGTATCACCAGGCAATTCGGCATCGAAGACTACACCGATCTTAAGCTACTCCAGAAAGCGTACTCGGAAGTCAGTTTCACCGGGAACTAATTTAAATTTGGTTAACCAAACAGCATCTCCCCAAAATTTGGAGATAAATACACCAAATGTTGAGTTTAACATCTCTGCATCAATGAAGAGCAATGATAAAATTAGCGAGCTTGCTGATACCAAAAGCCTGAGAGACGAAGCCATAAAACATGTGAACAGACCGGACTCTGTACTTGCTCAAACGAAGGGCAGGCTTTCTTCAGCCAGTCCAAAACTGCTAAATGGTGGCACAGACTTAGCAATTGGAACTGCAAATAGTCCTTTCTCAAGCAGGGGAATCACATCTGACGCAGCAACAGTTTCTGATCTGGGGGAAAATTCCACTGGATCTCGACCCATTAAACCTAATGGTAAAGTAAACAGTGATGTTATTGTGAATCTTACGGAGAGGCAGAAGTCTGACTCTTCTGGAAAGAAGCTGTTGCCCTATAGGAGGACTTCTTTGAAGCTTGCAAGGTCTTCTGAAGCAGAAAAACTTCCTGAAATTATTGATAATGAGGCGAAGGTAGAGTTACCGGCTAAAGCAAAGAAACTGGCACAGCATGAAGCAGCAGCAGAGAAGGAATGTGCTATAAGCCCTTCTATTGATTCTGAAGCTGAACAAACAGTTTCAAGTTTCTCTCGTCAAATTCAGAATGTAGCAATGAGTAATGCATCACAGGTTAATAGCATTGAAGCGGTAGCTACGGACTCGCAGCATGACAAGGAGGTTTCTCATGCAACCACGGAAACAGGTGCTAGGAAAGTATCAACTTCTAgagtgaagaacgctggtgctaaGAGGCTTCGGAGTGCTACAAATGGTAGACGCCCATCATCTGCACGTTGTAAAAGTGAGTCCAAGTCTAAGGATGGTATCGAGGCAGTTCTTTCTCATGAAAACGTAGACgcagaaaaaggaaataattgtACCAGTCCGAATGCTGCTGAATGTAGAACATCCTTTCCTGAAGAAATCCTGAGAAGTAGAGCAGACACAACTGCCAAGAACTCACTGAATGCCAACAGTGAGATGAATGATGTGCTAGCAGCTTCAAAGATGGAGTTCGTTGATTTGATTTCGAAGGGAAGTAACCCTAAAAAACTTCCAAGTGGTGCAACTGATGATCAATTTGAATTAGGTTCATCTGAGAAGGTGGCATATGCCACAGCAAGGAGTGCTGTTCCAGAAATTGCGCAGCCTGCTGACATAAGGATGGCTGATGCACCAACCGCTGATAAAGCCGAGGCTGTATCTTTGAAGTCGGATTTTTGTGATGCAGCTCCCCAAGCTTCCACCGAAAAGCTTTTAAGTACTGCAAGTGCTAATAACCATGAAACATGCGCTCCTGATAGAGTACCAAAGAACAGAGTGCGTAAAGCAGTTGCAAAGAGGAAAATTTCTGCCACACAACAGCATGTATCTGGTAGTGAACCTTGCAACACTGGTGGTGTCTTCCCATCTGAGGCTGAAGTTGACACGATAAAGAGGGCTGCAGAGTGCTCCACAAATGCTGACAAGGCAATGGTGGATAAGGATACCCAGAGTGCTAATAAGGATGGTACAGCAAATGAAGTTGGATCATTTTGCAAAGATTCCTttgaggacatattggaagatgCGCAAAACTCAAAGCCGAGGAGTAGCAAAAAGAAAAAGGTTGCAGATGCAATGGATGGCTCTGCTGACCATAGCAAGGAGAATGTACCATCCAAAGATGCACAAAACACAAAGCCCAGGagcaggaaaaaggaaaaagttgCAGATGTAATGGATGGTTTTACTGACCATAACAAGGAGAACGTACCATCCAAAAATGTGCAAAACACAAAGCCGAGGagcagcaaaaagaaaaaaattgcAGGTGCAATGGATGGTTCTACCAACCATAACAAGGAGAATGTACCATCCAATGCTAATCTCTCTCCTAAATCAAAATATGGAAATAACTGTGTAAGTTCCAAATGTATCACAAAATCGGTACAGAATGGGAAAGATGTGCCTGGTAACCACAGTATAAGAGAAGGAAATGACCGCCCAACCTTGGCCTTGTTGGAACCAACATGGTTTATTTTAAGCGGACATGACTTACTAAGGAAGGATTGTATGTCGATACTTAGGCGCCTGAAGGGAAGAGTATGCAGGGGTTCACATCACTGGTCTTTCCAAGCGACACATTTTATCgcacctgagctccgcagaactgAAAAATTCTTTGCAGCGGCTGCAGCTGGGAG GTGGATACTCAAGTCTGATTACTTGAGTGCTTGCAATGAGGCTGGCAAGTTTGTAGAGGAAGAACCATTTGAGTGGCACGGTGATGGCCCTAACAACTGCGACACGATAAGTTTGGATGCTCCAAGGAAATGGCGTCAACTAAGGCAACGTACTGGACATGGCGCCTTCCATGGGATGAAGATCATCATATATGGAGAGTGCATTTCTCCATCATTG GACACGCTGAAGCGTGTAGTGAAGGCTGGTGATGGCACCATCTTAGCGACCTCCCCACCATATACCCGGGTGCTGAAACACGGCGCCAGTTTTGCGGTGGTATCCGCAGGCGTGCCAGGCACGGACGCGTGGGTCCAGGAGTTCGTGAGCCACGACATCCCCTGCATCAGCGCAGACTACCTGGTGGAGTACGTGTGCAAGCCCGGCCACCCTCTGAACAAGCACGTCCTCTTCAACATGCACGACCTGGCAGACAGGTCCCTGCAGAAGCTACAGCGTTCTCAGCAAGGCGAACTCGACGGTGCCGGCACCACCGGAGAGGCGGCAGCCAGGGGAGGCGACCCTGAAATAAGCTGTTCTGCTTGCGGATCGGGCAACCGGGAAGGGGCTGCCATGCTGATAtgccgcggcggcggcgaggggaacAGGGTTGGTTGCGGCGCTGGGATGCATGCCGATTGCCTGAACCCGCAGCCGGAAGCTGCTGCTGTTGTGGATGGTGAGTGGCTGTGCCCCAAATGCGACCACGGGCATGTGAAAGTGAAGCCGCCTCCTAAGAAGGCCAAGAAAGGTGGCAGCAGATCAGCAAAGCCCAAGCGCAAATGA